GCGAGTTTAGCCCTGTAGAACTTAATCTGCTAGAGTGCGATCGCTCGCGTGTCAATCGGATTCTATCCAAGTTAACGTGGTTAATGGGCGCTATCTGTGTGCCAGAAGATGAGTTTGGAGTCGGAGACTGTCAACCCATCTATGACTGGGATGCAGTTCTGGAATTTGTGACTCGTGAAGGTCGCTGTGTTAATCCAATTGTGACTCGGGTTGGGTTCAATCCCCAAACGATTATCCCCATTTATGATCGAAATCGCAAACAAGAGGGCATTATTCCGCCTCAAGCCTGGGAAATTTCACCGCCCCACTGGTCAATTATTTTTGATGACCTGATTCCAGGTGAAGACGGTTTTCAACTTAAACAAAGCGGCGATTGGATATCTGTGGAAATTTGGACAGGTAAACCTATACGTCGAGAAGTTAGAAATAAACTACCCAGACCTGCTAAGAGCCGAGGTCTGGGTTTTTAGTAGCCCGCTCAGTCATCGAACAAGCTAAGACTTCGGCGTGAGCGCTCAGTCGAACGCTGAACATACTTAATAGTTCGGCTTAGCTTGCACGATAACCCCGTGCCTCCAGGCTGGTTTATAGACAGCCCCACAAGTGCAATATTATTGGCTCCATTAAAGTCGGCATCTCCATGCCAACCACAATGCCCACACCTGAAAGTCTTGCCACTACGGTAAGACTTTCCTTTTACCGGGTGAATGTGTAAGCAGTTGTGACACATTTGGGAGGTGTAGCGAGGGGAGATAGGGATAACCTGAACACCTGCCCCAAGCGCTTTGTACTCAATGAACATTCGCAGTTGGTAGAATGCCCATGAATTTGAGCGTCTACGTTCCGTCTTGCTTCTGGGTTGCTCGTTGGTTCTCTCCCTAATTCCCGTAAGGTCTTCTATAGCAATAGAGGCACTATACTCAACTGCTCGTCTGACCACTGATTTGGAGATGTTGTGATTAAGCCATTGTTGATAACGTCTCTCCCTCCCCGACAGCCGTTTCAAAACTTCCCGGCATCTACGCCGAGTTGTTCTTGTGCCTTTCGAGGCTTTTTTCTGGAGAGACGCCCTAACTTTATAAAACTTATCTCTTACTGACTGAATGTGCAAACCGTCCCACTTTTTGCCCTCTGATGTAACTGCAATGTCTCGGCGTCCCAAGTCGATACCTATCACCAAGTCTTTCACGGATGAGTCGGGAGCTTCGTCTTTAATTTGGATGTGCAGGTAGAACTGACCATCGCGATGCTTACACAGTTGAGCAGAAGTAGGGTTTCTCCCTTTGAGTTTTCCCCTTTGGTAATTCCCGACCTTCAGCTCAATTCGCTCTCTGCCGTGAACGGTAGCAAGGCTTACCGTCCAGTCTTGTTCTCGGAAGCGAAACAAGTCTTTGTCACAGTCCATGCTGCTTGGGGCAAATCTTTTAACAGGTTTGCCTTTTAGCTTGGCTACCTTGCGGTTGGCAGCTACACGCGCACAAGCCCTAACTGCCATGTTTGCCACCAGATTGAATTTTTTCTTGATGGTTTGGTAGACTAAGGACTGGATAGCAATTTTGTTGGTCAGCTTAGGGTCTGTGTTTTCGTTCACGTAGTTACAAGCGTCCGCAAACGCCTGAAGAGTTGCCTCTAAGAAGGCAACTTGTTCAGGAGAGGGCTGGAGCTTTACAACTATTGTGAGAACTTGTTTCATGGCTAAACTATACCACTACATGGGATAGATAGATAGAAAGAG
The Coleofasciculus chthonoplastes PCC 7420 DNA segment above includes these coding regions:
- a CDS encoding RNA-guided endonuclease InsQ/TnpB family protein, giving the protein MKQVLTIVVKLQPSPEQVAFLEATLQAFADACNYVNENTDPKLTNKIAIQSLVYQTIKKKFNLVANMAVRACARVAANRKVAKLKGKPVKRFAPSSMDCDKDLFRFREQDWTVSLATVHGRERIELKVGNYQRGKLKGRNPTSAQLCKHRDGQFYLHIQIKDEAPDSSVKDLVIGIDLGRRDIAVTSEGKKWDGLHIQSVRDKFYKVRASLQKKASKGTRTTRRRCREVLKRLSGRERRYQQWLNHNISKSVVRRAVEYSASIAIEDLTGIRERTNEQPRSKTERRRSNSWAFYQLRMFIEYKALGAGVQVIPISPRYTSQMCHNCLHIHPVKGKSYRSGKTFRCGHCGWHGDADFNGANNIALVGLSINQPGGTGLSCKLSRTIKYVQRSTERSRRSLSLFDD